TAACTGAATGTGTGTttggttttcgtttttttttttttttttcaatgtaaCAAACAAACTGATTGATAAATAAAAAGGCTGAATCGGATTGGTCTTTTTAATCGAAAAGACTCTTTTGTTTTTACAGTCATGTGGTtgaataacttatatatatatggtttcacTACTGTGAGTGACTTAAACAATATTGGATCAAATCGTGTAAGAAAAATAGTCAGAAATGCAGAAGCTCAAGTAGTAAAGACATCAACCTATCTTAATCTTACGGACTTGTATGAGATGTGTTGATTCTTCACGCCAAATAGGTTGCGCACCGCTTTGGACAAGCGTTACATGTTGTCCTTCCTTGAGCATACTCTCGTCCTGAGGAtgtacaaaacaaaacagatcAGTGTTTCTGCAAGGTTGATAGACGAGAAGGGACAAGACAAGATAGTTAATGTACCTGTAGGAGTTTCAAGGAACGGGCATATGTATCTTCTGCGTCATCAGAAAACTCCATGTATATAGGCATGACACCTTGGTAAAGAGCCAGCCTCTGCATTATTCTTCTCCTAAAGGTAAGAACCAAACATATCAATTAAAACCCAATATGTCTGATTAAAAGTTGACATTTTCTGGTAAACAAACACGTACTGGTTTGTGAAGGCGAAAATTGTTGAGGACGGCCGGTAATGGCTCAGAAGCACTGCCATGGATCCAGTTCTCGTGAATACAATGATCGGTGTGTTCAGTGTATTCGCCATTATAGAAGCATGGAAAGCAAACATTTGGCCCATGCGACCCTGTATTAACACTCAACATATGAGTAAAGAACCATACGTAACATTTCTGATGTGTGGAGTACCTTGTAAGCAGTAGTACGGATTGCTGAGGTTCTAACAGGTAGACTAGCCTCAGTTCTCAAAGCCACGGTATGCATCACGTTAACAGCTTTCAGAGGAAACCTGACATAAGAATATCTCAAGATCAGTGTTCTGTTGATGGGAGAGGCAATTGGGTTTAAGTTGGATTTACGAACTTTCCGTGTGCGGTTTCACCAGAAAGCATGATAGCATCTGCCCCTTCGCGCACTGCAATTGCAATGTCAGATACTTCAGCTCTTGTAGGTGTTGGATGATTAATCATACTCTCTAGCATGTTTGTGGCGACAATCACTGGTTTATGAATGTCCCTGCACCTTCTGATTATCTCTTCCTAAAACCAGGCATGATGGCGAAAGCATAAATACCAACAGAATCTatggaaatgttttttttttgtaaaccatGACTTGGATTTTACCTGTAACAAGGGGACCTCCTCAATGGGAAGTTCAGCTCCAAGATCTCCACGAGCGACCATTGCCTGACAAAGCATTGATAATCATATAAGCTAAggaaaaatatcataaaaaaaaaaggactcTGCAACTAACCCCATCACAAGCAGATATAATGGAGGGAAGATTCTTTATGGAATCTGCGCTTTCAATTTTCACAATCACAGAGATATCCGCACTGCAGGCTATCAAAACATTTTGAAAGATTCATTAGTTTTACAGAAATTTCACCAATGCTATTGGAGGTAGAAGATATAGTATATGCTTAGTTACTTTTGAGGTAGTTTTTCAACTCATGGACAACTTTAGCATCCTTAACAAAAGAGACAGCATAGAAATCAACTTGGTTGTCCACTCCAAATTTGATGTCTTCCCAATCTTTGTCTGCAACAAGAGCATTAACATTCAAAATCATCCAATTAGAAACCTGCTTGATACAAGAGActggaaaaagaaaaattaatagcTGATACAAACCTGTTATGGAAGGAAGAGTGGCACTCTTTCCTCGAACATTCAAGTGACGTCTAGATTGAAGCTCTCCACCGTCAATAACTACACATTTCACCAAATCGCTCGTCTTGGACTTAACAGCTAGTGACATCATTCCACCTAGTAGAAAGCCATATCTTCTTGTTAGAACTAAAACAAAGACTCCAATAGCCACAAAGATATCCAATGTCTCTTACCATCCACCAAAAGTATGTCTCCAACTTCGACATCGTTAACAAAATCATCATAGTTGACACTGACGGTGTCTTTCATGGAGACACCTCTCTTGATGGTAAAATTAAACTCTTGACCCTCTTCAAGGAAGATCGGCTGAGGTACATCCCCACTTCGAACCTCAGGACCCTTCACAAACATATCAGAgaaataaataactttttttttattgacaaacgaaaaaaaaaaagacaaaagaagaTAGTACCTTTGTATCCAACATGATAGCAATGGCTTTGTCAACAAAGAGAGAGTTGTATTCTTTAACAAGATCAATAGTAATCTGATGAGAAGCATGGTCTCCATGAGACATATTCAAACGAGCCACATTCATTCCTGCTTCCGCAAGTTTCCAAATCATTTCACGAGAGCTAGAGGAAGGTCCAATGGTACACACTATCTTAGTTTTCCTCCTCGAATCATTATGACTTGTTCTTGGCTCCGCAAATTTATATGGCTCCACTGAAGGATCCATCACTCCCTACAATGACCACAAAAATCACATCCTAACGACACTAGTTCACAATACGGGAGCGTGAGAAACAAGAAACGTGAAGGAGCAAATATACACTGACCAAATCGAAAGCGCCATTCTCTGCATACACCTTGACTTTCCGGCTATCTTCATTGGTGTTAATCGATCTGACAGAGAGAGACAGTTGACGGTGAGCGATACCAGACCTTCCGGAGACGCCGATTAGTGTTCTCTGTGGTGATGGTGAAAGGGAAAGTCCAGCGTTCCTGGAGGAGGACAGAGTGCGATCCACCGTCATTCTCGTCGAGATTTGACCTGTCGCCGCCATGTCGTACAACTTGAAGAACAGAGGTCAAGCAGAGgagagataaagagagagagagaatgaggtTTTGTGTTAAAACTGAtatttaagagagagagagacggggGGGGGGGAGAAATACAGAAGGAAGGAAGGGGcggagaaagagagacagagaagCGAGGGTTTTGTCTTgttgttattttatgttattgtttgtttgtttgtttggttgtcAGTTACACTGAACCCTCTGACCCAGGTAGAAGCAAGTGACTTTTTTATTATGTCAAGACTCTCTACATTCGCATCTACCACATAGTTacttttttgggaaaatttggATAAGTACCTCttaataagattttattttgataaatacaccattatttaatgtttttgaaaattacacTTTCTACTTAGAGAATTGACTAAATTATCCTTATCAAATAACATCGtaagtttcaaattaaaataataaatgagaaggccatttaaaattatacacatGCTTAATTTAAAGGCATGTCGTCGTCTTCTTCCTTTAAGATCAGAGATTGTGttcggttttaaaattttacaggtTTCCGTATCACATGAAGATGTTTCATAAAGCATCAAAGGACgccatttttttgtttgaacagGAAAAATGGTGAAATCTGCTTTGGCCTGATTAGATATCATAACCAGAATTGGCCAAACACATCGGCACAATTGCTCCATCATCTTGGTATCTCCACTCGGATAACAAACTCATGTTACTAAGCTCGACAAGGGACACGATTTAAAGCCAAACTATCAAAAAAACCTTCCCAAAACGTTTCCAAAACCATCCCCGAACATCTCTAGCGAGACAGCTCCTAGAGTAGACGCACCCATGCTTTACAGCCCACATGTaatcatattattaattaaactaaatcaGTCAAATTGTTTATGGTTATGATTACACCGGTTAGTTTGAAAAGATGTAGTGAATCGAATGATATATAAGgtttaaatattgattttagaaaatatttgcAGACATTTTAATCCAGTTATTCATTTAACCATATTAGATTATCTGTTTATTTTGAAGATAACAGCAATGACAATATTTTTCGAATTTaatctttatttattaaaatataatatttaagttAAATTTGGGTAAATATGTCTTATCATATATAAAAAGAGttagttttcaaaaataaaaaaaaataaggtgtatttatcaaatttgaaaacacAAGTAGggtatttttcaaataatccCTACTTTTTTTTCTAGtcacattattattattttctttttgaacaacCCTGGTCACATTATATACCACAAAACATAGTatatatgaaatgaaaaaaaagcaaaaaagaaaaatatcctCAAATTTAAACCAGTTTGTTATGTGAATgcaaaaatttatttgttttatgtgGTCGACCTAAAATTAGCAGCCCAAGACCATAACAGGTTGGCTCTCCGTTTTTCTTTTGATGTCGGTATTCGAATTTGTGGTTTTGAATTCTCTAATCTTTCGGTTGGTTGACTACACTAGCTGAAACCATTAGTCTAATTTTGTTAAGCTAGCAGcatttgtagatttttttttttgtaacagttTCAGATACACTTAATTAGAAATTTTAGCTAAACAGAAAATGCCCTTAATCATTACAACAATTGTTTTGTGCCAGAATATATCACAATCTATAAGATAttcattaaaagaaattaaacgaatatatattatataataaactaaatataaaataaataaacatttaaaataaaaaataaagtacgTAAATAATCAATTATACAAGAAGTATacgtatatttattatatttgattttttgtttgtttaagattttacaTTTAaggtaatttaatattttcttgtgtaatgaattttatttttgtaattttcatgttttttgtatttttggtacaatttttttttgagtttttacgATAATGGTTATAGAAGCTTTAATTTAgttctaaattttctaaactcAATTTTATttcaatcaaattttaaattctctTTTATTGACAAACAGTTACACAACAAAAGTAAGATTGTAAActcaataagaaaaaaatcagaaaaataaattattacatatatGTGTCACATCCTAAGAAAGATACGATGATAAGTGAATTAAACAATGATTTAAAGATTTAAGAAAGAAGTTTTGCTCGCTGATAGGAGATTAAAGGAGTGATTGGTCGTAGATGCAGATGTTCCGGGGAGCCAAAATTTAGTCCAGACCATATATGTCAaccaatcaagttttttttttctttaaaaaaaatacagcaaaaaaatttctagaaaataaaaaaaatatggttCTAGAGAAATTTATTTCAGAGCAGAAACACTAGTGTTTTATAAAGGTACAACAAAAAAAGTTACAACAAATAAATCTACAGATTAAAGCCAAAAACATAAAGCCCTTATCAATCACTCCTTAAATCTGTTATTTTTTCTTCCATTTTGATCTATCTCTAATGCAAAAGGTGTATTTGATTACTGATATTTGGCTAAAACCTTTAGATACACACAACATAATTAAACTCAATGCTTCTGTTTAAAGATCTGCATTCTTGACAAGATATCAATGTGTATCCAACTAAGGGTATGAATGTAACACAAAACAAAAGTAGAACAAAAAGTCATGCAGACATGACTACATTTATTATGCagaaccaaaaaattaaaattaaaattaaatgaacTGCTTACAGGACACAAAATGTGTGTTAAAAATTGTACTACTGGGAAGGAGGAAAAGTGGTCGGGTAAAACACAGATGCCcaatggaattttttttttttgcctataAATACTACCATACACACAACTTTATTTCTCTCATTATTTATTGTATAGATTACTTCATTAAATTCATTCACTTTTAAATCAAACACAAATCACTTTAAAAGtatgatttaatattttcatttctcaTACTTCTGTAACAAATTATTGTCAGatgaatttatttatagaaataatatgtaaaatatatattttgattatatatatatatatatatatattatcttctataaatatgattgtagaaaataatatatatttagtttgtatattcatattttttttgtaatttagttGCAGTAGgttataaatgttatttttatatccTTTTAAAATATGTGATCAATCAAAATCATGTATTGTATATTCCaaaagtaattaatattttcataaaattaggTTAATAAATTAGATACTTTCATATTTGATAACTCATATTTTAACTGCATTAATTATAAATGTTAACGGTTATGTTTTGAGCAAATAATGTTAAAGGTTATTTATAATTACTTATATCAGTAaaatatgaaacatatttttcttaCATATGCATGTAtgcattttcatattttaaaattttaaatgaaaattttgttgatacaataacatatataaaatggaCAATATTAGTTTTATAGTTTAACCAAATAGTAAGAAAGAAATGACAAATCGAATAAAGATACAAAAAGAGCAAAATAAGAATactctttataatttttgtaactgtgattaattttcatataatttacaatttcattatatttattaaaatgatgatatttattgttatttttgtcaacatgatatttattacttatttataataagatttattttgtttagatatttaattttcattaaaaataaacatttatttaaatataataatttattaaattagctTGATATGATTGATCTGCATTTGTTCTTCTTAATCTGCATAATTTGTAGGGGTTTTTgtcaaaactaacccacaacttgattttaaccccaaacctatacccaaacttgaatcaaatgcaaaactaacctaaaagcctagtgaaattacagctcagccccttatgaccaaacaaaaaaacagaagccatttttacgaatatagccctagtaaatcgtctgagtcgtctaagatgttggaagtcgtctggacgactgaagtgtaaatcgtctggtaccggtttattttaaaaataatttataaatcttgtaaaaaaatattttgatgagtgaaaaataaaaatcaagtaattataaacagttttaagtgatataaattaagatatgataaaatttatttgttttgaagatagataagtggaagtagtgaatcatgaaatactttggtttaggagtttggcaaacatatgttgtagtattgtatgtattgttagggttagattttggaaaactaaaatgttttttttcaaaaattagttttcacctatatgtgtttatttatgtgtatagtaaacacttttcaagtttgatttgattttatgaagtctttaattagataattaagtttaggggttatgtttagggtgtggacgacttatatttcactcgtctgttgaataatttactcggacgacgtatatttcagtcgtccacatcgtaccgaacctttaattttaccaatgtacgttttaacctaaccggatcattttactcggacgacttacatttcagtcgtctggtgaagaaattaaaacagacgacttacatgtaagtcgtccaaatattcccgcttaaatttttttgtaagtcgtctagaaagtcttctattttagtttcccgctaaaaatatttaatttcccgctaaaaatattaaactcttctggacgacttacatgtaagtcgtctgttttaatttcttcaccagacgactgaaatgtaagtcgtccaggaagtcgtctgagtcaaaaatatttaacctaattggattttttgtcttcctatataaagaaaaatttacacattctctctcctcctctcaaatggctgcaacaaaaatgtaatgttcatcattctaaaactctccaacctctctctaatctctttgacttgaaaacaccaaactttatatgaatttt
This region of Brassica napus cultivar Da-Ae chromosome C5, Da-Ae, whole genome shotgun sequence genomic DNA includes:
- the LOC106445600 gene encoding plastidial pyruvate kinase 3, chloroplastic, with the translated sequence MAATGQISTRMTVDRTLSSSRNAGLSLSPSPQRTLIGVSGRSGIAHRQLSLSVRSINTNEDSRKVKVYAENGAFDLGVMDPSVEPYKFAEPRTSHNDSRRKTKIVCTIGPSSSSREMIWKLAEAGMNVARLNMSHGDHASHQITIDLVKEYNSLFVDKAIAIMLDTKGPEVRSGDVPQPIFLEEGQEFNFTIKRGVSMKDTVSVNYDDFVNDVEVGDILLVDGGMMSLAVKSKTSDLVKCVVIDGGELQSRRHLNVRGKSATLPSITDKDWEDIKFGVDNQVDFYAVSFVKDAKVVHELKNYLKTCSADISVIVKIESADSIKNLPSIISACDGAMVARGDLGAELPIEEVPLLQEEIIRRCRDIHKPVIVATNMLESMINHPTPTRAEVSDIAIAVREGADAIMLSGETAHGKFPLKAVNVMHTVALRTEASLPVRTSAIRTTAYKGRMGQMFAFHASIMANTLNTPIIVFTRTGSMAVLLSHYRPSSTIFAFTNQRRIMQRLALYQGVMPIYMEFSDDAEDTYARSLKLLQDESMLKEGQHVTLVQSGAQPIWREESTHLIQVRKIKIG